A stretch of Zymoseptoria tritici IPO323 chromosome 1, whole genome shotgun sequence DNA encodes these proteins:
- the HMG1 gene encoding hmg1, hmg-CoA reductase (HMG-CoA reductase converts HMG-CoA to mevalonate, a rate-limiting step in sterol biosynthesis), producing MLGSSLIPTRWRRNHDPSEPAKPGQYNRAITPYLQSISLKACTHPIRTLVLVAVLGSALYVNLLETGFFLPSSTHNTSQLDITTLSVGSRRLHLGPETAWKWQLEENGNAGMKTVVDAKEQELALVTLDFLDTGNNSPNAAPKSVPLPADITAELVPSSENILSPISGETMLAFSLPYTETALFLRSVKEIPASNPTTQAEDGADDIPEQKRWLMKSAKKGSSSHSVLEWAQNSWAAFLDLVKNAETLDIIIMSLGYLSMYLTFISLFISMRRMGSNFWLGTTTLFSSAFAFLFGLLVTLKLGVPENVVLLSEGVPFLVVVVGFEKPIKLTQAVLSASAKAKNENGNGEGLTIQSAVQTAVKERGFEIVRDYMIEIVILCAGAASGIQGGLRQFCFLAAWTLFFDCILLFTFYTSILTIKLEVNRIKRHVNLRKALEEDGVSRRVAENVASSNDWPAGHIASQSTENSIFGRKARSSSIPRFKILMVTGFIMINVLNLCSMPFRGTRNNSPVTTAGLSSVVTQPPMDPFKVAGNGLDFLYKQAKRSSQPVSVTVFNPIKYELQYPSVHYSVPEQSDWSIFEGEYQNGLFSSVGGRMVESLLKSFDDPALGKWVVIALALSLVLNGYLFNAARWSIKDPNQESKPEPATNGHAIAPTVQAEKAPPPMPDLPEGALDGSRKRTREECEALLQAKKAPMLDDHELIELSLRGKIPGYALEKTLEDKTRAVKIRRAVISRTPGTADLTSKLEKSKLPYENFDYDRVHGACCENVVGYMPLPLGVAGPLTIDGKSYFLPMATTEGVLVASTSRGCKAINAGGGALTVLVADGMTRGPCVGFETLARAAAAKVWLDSSEGSKVMKEAFNSTSRFARLQTLKSSIAGTYVYIRFKTTTGDAMGMNMISKGVEKALTIMRTEGGFSDMAIISVSGNFCTDKKPAAINWIDGRGKSVVAEAIIPGDVVRNVLKSNVDALVELNISKNLIGSAMAGSIGGFNAHASNIVTAIFLATGQDPAQNVESSNCITVMKNLNGNLQITVSMPCIEVGTIGGGTVLEPQAAMLDLLGVRGPHPTTPGANAQQLAKIVAAGVLAGELSLCSALAAGHLVQAHMSHNRSAVPSRAPSPGPGGAKPAESAAAMVKGLGMTSVR from the exons ATGCTCGGCTCCTCTCTCATACCCACGCGTTGGCGACGAAACCACGATCCCTCCGAACCAGCCAAACCAGGCCAATACAACCGCGCGATCACACCCTATCTGCAGAGCATTTCCCTCAAAGCCTGCACACATCCGATTCGAACACTCGTCCTTGTCGCTGTTCTCGGCAGTGCTCTCTACGTCAATCTTCTCGAAActggcttcttcttgcctTCGTCGACTCACAACACGAGCCAGCTCGACATCACTACACTATCAGTCGGCAGCAGGAGACTACACCTCGGACCAGAGACAGCATGGAAGTGGCAATTGGAAGAGAATGGCAATGCTGGGATGAAGACTGTGGTGGACGCGAAAGAGCAAGAACTGGCATTGGTGACATTGGACTTTTTGGACACTGGCAACAACTCGCCCAATGCTGCACCGAAGTCGGTCCCACTTCCTGCGGATATTACTGCGGAGCTGGTGCCTTCAAGTGAGAACATCCTTTCGCCAATCTCTGGAGAGACGATGCTCGCTTTCTCACTGCCATACACCGAGACGGCGCTGTTTCTGAGAAGTGTCAAGGAGATTCCGGCTTCCAACCCAACGACACAAGCGGAGGACGGTGCGGACGACATCCCCGAGCAAAAGCGATGGTTGATGAAGTCAGCGAAGAAGGGCTCGTCCTCTCACAGCGTTCTGGAATGGGCACAAAACTCGTGGGCGGCGTTCCTCGATCTGGTCAAGAACGCGGAGACATtggacatcatcatcatgtcGCTGGGATACCTTTCCATGTACTTGACCTTCATTTCGCTCTTCATCAGCATGCGACGAATGGGCTCCAACTTCTGGCTGGGAACCACCACACTCTTCTCCTCGGCTTTCGCGTTCCTCTTCGGACTGCTAGTCACTCTCAAGTTGGGAGTCCCAGAGAACGTGGTCCTCCTCTCAGAGGGCGTTCCATTCttggtggtcgtggtcggATTCGAAAAGCCTATCAAGCTCACCCAGGCTGTTCTCTCGGCTTCAGCGAAGGCCAAGAATGAGAATGGCAACGGCGAGGGTCTGACCATTCAAAGCGCCGTTCAGACTGCGGTGAAAGAGCGAGGATTCGAGATTGTGCGAGACTACATGATTGAGATTGTGATTCTCTGCGCCGGAGCTGCGTCTGGGATCCAAGGAGGACTCCGTCAATTCTGCTTCCTGGCCGCGTGGACACTTTTCTTCGACTGCATCCTGCTCTTCACTTTCTACACTTCGATCCTCACCATCAAGCTGGAAGTCAACCGCATCAAGCGTCATGTCAATCTTCGCAAGGCTCTTGAGGAGGACGGCGTCAGCAGGAGGGTTGCCGAGAATGTTGCTAGCAGCAACGACTGGCCAGCCGGACACATTGCTTCGCAGTCGACCGAGAATAGCATTTTCGGCCGCAAAGCTcgaagcagcagcatccCGCGTTTCAAGATTTTGATGGTCACTGGCTTCATCATGATCAACGTGCTCAACCTCTGCTCAATGCCGTTCCGTGGCACTCGCAACAACTCTCCGGTCACGACTGCTGGTCTTTCCAGTGTGGTCACTCAGCCTCCGATGGATCCATTCAAGGTTGCAGGGAATGGACTCGATTTCCTGTACAAGCAAGCTAAGCGTAGCTCGCAGCCGGTGAGTGTCACGGTCTTCAACCCGATCAAGTATGAACTGCAGTACCCATCAGTGCACTACTCAGTGCCAGAGCAGTCGGACTGGTCGATCTTCGAAGGCGAATACCAGAATGGCCTCTTCTCATCAGTCGGCGGTAGAATGGTCGAGAGCTTGTTGAAGAGCTTCGATGATCCGGCTCTCGGCAAATGGGTCGTTATTGCGTTGGCGCTGAGTCTTGTGCTCAACGGCTATCTTTTCAATGCCGCCCGCTGGAGTATCAAAGATCCCAACCAGGAATCCAAGCCCGAGCCAGCGACCAACGGCCATGCGATCGCACCTACTGTTCAGGCTGAGAAAGCTCCTCCGCCGATGCCCGACCTACCGGAAGGTGCTCTCGATGGATCCCGCAAGCGAACGAGAGAGGAATGTGAAGCATTGTTGCAGGCTAAGAAGGCACCGATGCTTGACGACCATGAACTCATCGAGCTGTCTTTGCGTGGCAAGATTCCTGGGTACGCTTTGGAGAAGACGCTGGAAGACAAGACTCGTGCTGTCAAGATTCGCCGCGCCGTCATCTCGAGAACTCCTGGAACCGCTGATCTGACCTCGAAATTGGAGAAGTCCAAGTTGCCGTATGAGAACTTCGACTACGACCGAGTGCACGGCGCATGCTGCGAGAATGTCGTTGGATACATGCCGCTTCCTCTTGGTGTTGCTGGTCCGCTCACGATTGATGGCAAGAGCTACTTCCTCCCCATGGCCACAACTGAAGGAGTCCTCGTTGCCAGCACATCTCGTGGATGCAAAGCCATCAATGCTGGCGGCGGTGCTCTCACTGTGCTCGTCGCCGATGGCATGACTCGTGGACCTTGTGTCGGTTTTGAGACTCTCGCccgcgccgccgccgcaaagGTCTGGCTCGACAGTTCTGAAGGCTCAAAGGTCATGAAAGAGGCCTTCAACTCCACATCTCGTTTCGCACGACTACAGACACTCAAGTCGTCCATTGCCGGCACATACGTCTACATCCGTTTCAAGACCACCACCGGCGACGCCATGGGCATGAATATGATTTCAAAGGGTGTCGAAAAGGCACTCACCATCATGCGTACGGAAGGCGGCTTCTCCGACATGGCCATCATTTCCGTTTCCGGTAACTTCTGCACCGACAAGAAGCCCGCTGCGATCAACTGGATCGACGGCCGAGGCAAGAGTGTCGTCGCCGAGGCTATCATCCCCGGCGATGTGGTCCGGAATGTGCTCAAGTCGAACGTCGATGCATTGGTCGAGCTGAACATTTCGAAGAATCTGATTGGAAGCGCCATGGCTGGTAGTATCGGAGGATTTAATGCCCACGCATCGAACATTGTCACCGCTATCTTCCTGGCTACTGGACAGGACCCGGCCCAGAATGTGGAGAGCAGTAATTGCATCACTGTCATGAAGAA CCTCAACGGCAACCTCCAAATCACCGTCTCAATGCCCTGCATCGAAGTCGGCACCATCGGCGGCGGCACCGTCCTCGAACCCCAAGCCGCCatgctcgacctcctcggCGTCCGCGGCCCACATCCCACCACTCCTGGCGCCAACGCACAACAACTGGCCAAGATCGTCGCTGCGGGTGTCCTGGCTGGAGAACTGAGTCTGTGCTCCGCGCTGGCTGCGGGACATTTGGTGCAGGCGCACATGAGCCATAACCGGAGTGCTGTGCCGAGTCGGGCGCCGAGTCCGGGACCGGGTGGTGCGAAGCCCGCGGAGagtgcggcggcgatggtgaaGGGGTTGGGGATGACTAGTGTGCGGTGA
- the HDA2401 gene encoding histone deacetylase (Histone deacetylase (RPD3/HDA1 superfamily); similar to the Saccharomyces cerevisiae HOS2 protein which is required for gene activation via specific deacetylation of lysines in H3 and H4 histone tails; subunit of the Set3 complex) has protein sequence MAGSFNPRQTTRNDIVQQWSSNTTPHGNPSPRSTSQSPLPYSSGCGVEIQTPATPPTTAEDEKLWRDQELNEKIMRQVEENGITRPTGHKVSFHYSSRVEDMHFGRTHPMKPWRLTLTKHLVLGHGLQYAMDTYEAVAAGKDEVRQFHDADYVDFLSQVSPGTFNQLCQQPRFERATPTKHDADCPVFDGMSTYLFLYTGATLAATHQLTSGSSDIAINWSGGLHHAHKSEASGFCYINDIVLSILDMLRIFPRVLYIDIDVHHGDGVEEAFQRQPRVMTLSYHRYGPYDDTGHKFFPGTGDLSDIGLRGTPGEHFALNVPIPSGIDDRQYNLLFTEVTGRTIEAFNPSAIVLQCGADSLGGDRLGQFNINIKQHGHCVSFVKNYRLPLLILGGGGYTARNVARAWCHETALATDNKLPESIPLSIVPRPEAFMGRPHGDGKMYPSFERLHKNECKDVDLELMIKQLDGELKYVRNSPWVKVDQLPTGDGMRQVMMEVDEERREEKERRGKERNPGGRGELR, from the exons ATGGCCGGCTCCTTCAATCCCCGCCAAACGACCCGCAACGACATAGTCCAGCAATGGAGCAGCAATACCACACCACACGGCAACCCGTCGCCGCGATCGACATCACAATCGCCGCTACCATACAGCTCTGGATGCGGCGTCGAGATACAAACTCCAGCCACACCTCCGACCACAGCAGAAGACGAGAAGTTATGGCGAGATCAAGAGCTGAATGAGAAGATTATGCGGCaggtggaggagaatggAATCACAAGACCGACGGGACACAAAGTCTCATTCCACTACAGCAGTCGGGTCGAGGACATGCATTTCGGCCGCACACATCCCATGAAGCCATGGCGATTAACACTCACAAAGCACCTCGTGCTGGGACACGGTCTACAATACGCCATGGACACATATGAAGCCGTCGCAGCGGGCAAAGACGAAGTCCGACAATTCCACGATGCAGACTACGTCGACTTTCTCTCCCAAGTCTCACCCGGCACCTTCAACCAATTATGCCAACAACCTCGATTCGAACGAGCCACACCCACTAAGCATGACG CGGATTGTCCAGTTTTCGACGGAATGTCCACctacctcttcctctacACCGGCGCCACACTCGCCGCGACCCACCAACTCACCTCCGGCTCAAGCGACATCGCCATCAACTGGTCCGGCGGACTCCACCACGCCCACAAATCCGAGGCCTCCGGATTCTGCTACATCAACGACAtcgtcctctccatcctcgacatGCTCCGAATCTTCCCCCGCGTCCtctacatcgacatcgacgtcCACCACGGCGACGgcgtcgaagaagccttTCAACGCCAACCCCGAGTCATGACCCTCTCCTACCATCGCTACGGCCCCTACGACGACACGGGCCACAAATTCTTCCCCGGCACAGGCGACCTCTCCGACATCGGCCTCCGCGGCACCCCCGGCGAGCACTTCGCCCTCAACGTCCCCATCCCCTCCGGCATCGACGACCGACAATACaacctcctcttcaccgAAGTCACCGGCCGCACAATCGAAGCCTTCAACCCCTccgccatcgtcctccaaTGTGGCGCCGACTCCCTCGGCGGCGACCGTCTCGGCCAattcaacatcaacatcaaacAACACGGCCACTGCGTCTCGTTTGTCAAGAACTACCGCCTtcccctcctcatcctcggcggaggaggctaCACAGCCCGCAACGTCGCTCGAGCATGGTGTCACGAAACAGCTCTCGCAACGGACAATAAACTCCCCGAAAGCATCCCCCTCTCCATCGTACCGAGGCCAGAAGCTTTCATGGGCCGACCGCACGGTGATGGGAAGATGTATCCCTCGTTTGAAAGACTGCATAAGAATGAGTGCAAGGATGTGGATCTCGAGTTGATGATCAAGCAATTGGATGGCGAGTTGAAGTATGTGAGGAACTCGCCGTGGGTGAAGGTGGATCAGTTGCCGACGGGGGATGGGATGAGGCAGGTTATGATGgaggttgatgaggagaggagggaggagaaggagaggagggggaaAGAGAGGAATCCGGGTGGGAGGGGGGAGTTGCGGTAG